A genomic stretch from Gopherus flavomarginatus isolate rGopFla2 chromosome 3, rGopFla2.mat.asm, whole genome shotgun sequence includes:
- the LRP2BP gene encoding LRP2-binding protein isoform X8 — protein sequence MDFQALYQLGVMYYDGLGTKEDPEKGVEYMKIIINSNSPKARHLKYAAAYNLGRSYFEGCGVKHSDKEAERLWIIAADHGNPKASVKAQSTLGMFYSTSNPKDLKKAFFWHSEACGNGSLESQGILGVMYLYGQGIRQNTKAALECLKEAAERGNIYAQGHLVEYYYKRKFYTKAAAFARRIAENDNIDMLAKITDCLPVYIAKGVAMATFYLARCLQLGLGIQQDQASAKNYYSRACLLDPDVASDLELAANHGRI from the exons ATGGATTTTCAAGCTCTGTATCAGCTGGGTGTAATGTATTATGATGGATTGGGGACCAAAGAAGACCCA GAAAAAGGAGTGGAGTACATGAAAATAATCATCAACTCTAACTCCCCTAAAGCAAGACATTTAAAATATGCTGCTGCATACAATCTTGGCAGATCTTATTTTGAAGGATGTGGTGTTAAGCATTCAGATAAAGAGGCTGAAAG GCTGTGGATTATTGCTGCAGACCATGGGAATCCAAAGGCAAGTGTAAAGGCTCAAAGTACCCTGGGAATGTTTTATTCTACATCAAATCCAAAAGATCTGAAAAAG GCATTTTTCTGGCATTCAGAAGCTTGTGGCAATGGAAGTCTGGAGTCACAGGGTATACTAGGTGTTATGTATCTCTATGGACAAGGCATACGTCAAAATACAAAGGCTGCTTTGGAGTGCCTGAAGGAAGCAGCAGAACGTGGAAATATCTATGCTCAAGGCCATCTGGTGGAGTATTACTACAAAAGAAAATTTTACACAAAAGCTGCTGCATTTGCTAGAAG GATTGCAGAAAATGATAACATTGATATGTTAGCAAAGATAACCGATTGCCTTCCTGTATACATAGCCAAAGGGGTTGCTATGGCTACTTTCTACTTGGCTAGATGTCTCCAGCTTGGCCTAGGCATACAACAAGATCAAGCTTCAGCTAAAAATTATTATTCTAGG GCATGCCTCCTGGATCCTGATGTAGCTTCCGACCTTGAATTGGCAGCTAATCATGGGAGAATTTAG
- the LRP2BP gene encoding LRP2-binding protein isoform X7 has protein sequence MIAGESMGWYDEALAQFEKIKEMDFQALYQLGVMYYDGLGTKEDPEKGVEYMKIIINSNSPKARHLKYAAAYNLGRSYFEGCGVKHSDKEAERLWIIAADHGNPKASVKAQSTLGMFYSTSNPKDLKKAFFWHSEACGNGSLESQGILGVMYLYGQGIRQNTKAALECLKEAAERGNIYAQGHLVEYYYKRKFYTKAAAFARRIAENDNIDMLAKITDCLPVYIAKGVAMATFYLARCLQLGLGIQQDQASAKNYYSRACLLDPDVASDLELAANHGRI, from the exons ATGATTGCAGGGGAAAGCATG GGGTGGTATGACGAAGCACTTGCACAATTTGAAAAAATTAAGGAGATGGATTTTCAAGCTCTGTATCAGCTGGGTGTAATGTATTATGATGGATTGGGGACCAAAGAAGACCCA GAAAAAGGAGTGGAGTACATGAAAATAATCATCAACTCTAACTCCCCTAAAGCAAGACATTTAAAATATGCTGCTGCATACAATCTTGGCAGATCTTATTTTGAAGGATGTGGTGTTAAGCATTCAGATAAAGAGGCTGAAAG GCTGTGGATTATTGCTGCAGACCATGGGAATCCAAAGGCAAGTGTAAAGGCTCAAAGTACCCTGGGAATGTTTTATTCTACATCAAATCCAAAAGATCTGAAAAAG GCATTTTTCTGGCATTCAGAAGCTTGTGGCAATGGAAGTCTGGAGTCACAGGGTATACTAGGTGTTATGTATCTCTATGGACAAGGCATACGTCAAAATACAAAGGCTGCTTTGGAGTGCCTGAAGGAAGCAGCAGAACGTGGAAATATCTATGCTCAAGGCCATCTGGTGGAGTATTACTACAAAAGAAAATTTTACACAAAAGCTGCTGCATTTGCTAGAAG GATTGCAGAAAATGATAACATTGATATGTTAGCAAAGATAACCGATTGCCTTCCTGTATACATAGCCAAAGGGGTTGCTATGGCTACTTTCTACTTGGCTAGATGTCTCCAGCTTGGCCTAGGCATACAACAAGATCAAGCTTCAGCTAAAAATTATTATTCTAGG GCATGCCTCCTGGATCCTGATGTAGCTTCCGACCTTGAATTGGCAGCTAATCATGGGAGAATTTAG
- the LRP2BP gene encoding LRP2-binding protein isoform X1, with amino-acid sequence MKLSSEALPQRRSSEPALQTISRTFSDSELNKQQGAEIAGNYSHTALFARAEELLAKRIIDGDPLAYFLQGQLYFEEGWYDEALAQFEKIKEMDFQALYQLGVMYYDGLGTKEDPEKGVEYMKIIINSNSPKARHLKYAAAYNLGRSYFEGCGVKHSDKEAERLWIIAADHGNPKASVKAQSTLGMFYSTSNPKDLKKAFFWHSEACGNGSLESQGILGVMYLYGQGIRQNTKAALECLKEAAERGNIYAQGHLVEYYYKRKFYTKAAAFARRIAENDNIDMLAKITDCLPVYIAKGVAMATFYLARCLQLGLGIQQDQASAKNYYSRACLLDPDVASDLELAANHGRI; translated from the exons ATGAAGCTGAGCAGCGAGGCGCTGCCCCAGAGGCGCAGCTCCGAGCCTGCCCTGCAGACCATCTCCAGGACCTTCAGCGACTCCGAGCTGAACAAGCAGCAAGGGGCGGAGATAG CAGGGAACTATAGCCATACCGCTTTGTTTGCAAGGGCAGAGGAGCTGTTGGCGAAGAGGATCATAGATGGAGATCCTCTGGCATATTTTCTACAAGGGCAGCTGTACTTTGAAGAG GGGTGGTATGACGAAGCACTTGCACAATTTGAAAAAATTAAGGAGATGGATTTTCAAGCTCTGTATCAGCTGGGTGTAATGTATTATGATGGATTGGGGACCAAAGAAGACCCA GAAAAAGGAGTGGAGTACATGAAAATAATCATCAACTCTAACTCCCCTAAAGCAAGACATTTAAAATATGCTGCTGCATACAATCTTGGCAGATCTTATTTTGAAGGATGTGGTGTTAAGCATTCAGATAAAGAGGCTGAAAG GCTGTGGATTATTGCTGCAGACCATGGGAATCCAAAGGCAAGTGTAAAGGCTCAAAGTACCCTGGGAATGTTTTATTCTACATCAAATCCAAAAGATCTGAAAAAG GCATTTTTCTGGCATTCAGAAGCTTGTGGCAATGGAAGTCTGGAGTCACAGGGTATACTAGGTGTTATGTATCTCTATGGACAAGGCATACGTCAAAATACAAAGGCTGCTTTGGAGTGCCTGAAGGAAGCAGCAGAACGTGGAAATATCTATGCTCAAGGCCATCTGGTGGAGTATTACTACAAAAGAAAATTTTACACAAAAGCTGCTGCATTTGCTAGAAG GATTGCAGAAAATGATAACATTGATATGTTAGCAAAGATAACCGATTGCCTTCCTGTATACATAGCCAAAGGGGTTGCTATGGCTACTTTCTACTTGGCTAGATGTCTCCAGCTTGGCCTAGGCATACAACAAGATCAAGCTTCAGCTAAAAATTATTATTCTAGG GCATGCCTCCTGGATCCTGATGTAGCTTCCGACCTTGAATTGGCAGCTAATCATGGGAGAATTTAG
- the LRP2BP gene encoding LRP2-binding protein isoform X3 produces MYRPHDCRGKHAGNYSHTALFARAEELLAKRIIDGDPLAYFLQGQLYFEEGWYDEALAQFEKIKEMDFQALYQLGVMYYDGLGTKEDPEKGVEYMKIIINSNSPKARHLKYAAAYNLGRSYFEGCGVKHSDKEAERLWIIAADHGNPKASVKAQSTLGMFYSTSNPKDLKKAFFWHSEACGNGSLESQGILGVMYLYGQGIRQNTKAALECLKEAAERGNIYAQGHLVEYYYKRKFYTKAAAFARRIAENDNIDMLAKITDCLPVYIAKGVAMATFYLARCLQLGLGIQQDQASAKNYYSRACLLDPDVASDLELAANHGRI; encoded by the exons atgtatagaCCTCATGATTGCAGGGGAAAGCATG CAGGGAACTATAGCCATACCGCTTTGTTTGCAAGGGCAGAGGAGCTGTTGGCGAAGAGGATCATAGATGGAGATCCTCTGGCATATTTTCTACAAGGGCAGCTGTACTTTGAAGAG GGGTGGTATGACGAAGCACTTGCACAATTTGAAAAAATTAAGGAGATGGATTTTCAAGCTCTGTATCAGCTGGGTGTAATGTATTATGATGGATTGGGGACCAAAGAAGACCCA GAAAAAGGAGTGGAGTACATGAAAATAATCATCAACTCTAACTCCCCTAAAGCAAGACATTTAAAATATGCTGCTGCATACAATCTTGGCAGATCTTATTTTGAAGGATGTGGTGTTAAGCATTCAGATAAAGAGGCTGAAAG GCTGTGGATTATTGCTGCAGACCATGGGAATCCAAAGGCAAGTGTAAAGGCTCAAAGTACCCTGGGAATGTTTTATTCTACATCAAATCCAAAAGATCTGAAAAAG GCATTTTTCTGGCATTCAGAAGCTTGTGGCAATGGAAGTCTGGAGTCACAGGGTATACTAGGTGTTATGTATCTCTATGGACAAGGCATACGTCAAAATACAAAGGCTGCTTTGGAGTGCCTGAAGGAAGCAGCAGAACGTGGAAATATCTATGCTCAAGGCCATCTGGTGGAGTATTACTACAAAAGAAAATTTTACACAAAAGCTGCTGCATTTGCTAGAAG GATTGCAGAAAATGATAACATTGATATGTTAGCAAAGATAACCGATTGCCTTCCTGTATACATAGCCAAAGGGGTTGCTATGGCTACTTTCTACTTGGCTAGATGTCTCCAGCTTGGCCTAGGCATACAACAAGATCAAGCTTCAGCTAAAAATTATTATTCTAGG GCATGCCTCCTGGATCCTGATGTAGCTTCCGACCTTGAATTGGCAGCTAATCATGGGAGAATTTAG
- the LRP2BP gene encoding LRP2-binding protein isoform X6 encodes MKLSSEALPQRRSSEPALQTISRTFSDSELNKQQGAEIAGNYSHTALFARAEELLAKRIIDGDPLAYFLQGQLYFEEGWYDEALAQFEKIKEMDFQALYQLGVMYYDGLGTKEDPEKGVEYMKIIINSNSPKARHLKYAAAYNLGRSYFEGCGVKHSDKEAERLWIIAADHGNPKASVKAQSTLGMFYSTSNPKDLKKAFFWHSEACGNGSLESQGILGVMYLYGQGIRQNTKAALECLKEAAERGNIYAQGHLVEYYYKRKFYTKAAAFARRHASWILM; translated from the exons ATGAAGCTGAGCAGCGAGGCGCTGCCCCAGAGGCGCAGCTCCGAGCCTGCCCTGCAGACCATCTCCAGGACCTTCAGCGACTCCGAGCTGAACAAGCAGCAAGGGGCGGAGATAG CAGGGAACTATAGCCATACCGCTTTGTTTGCAAGGGCAGAGGAGCTGTTGGCGAAGAGGATCATAGATGGAGATCCTCTGGCATATTTTCTACAAGGGCAGCTGTACTTTGAAGAG GGGTGGTATGACGAAGCACTTGCACAATTTGAAAAAATTAAGGAGATGGATTTTCAAGCTCTGTATCAGCTGGGTGTAATGTATTATGATGGATTGGGGACCAAAGAAGACCCA GAAAAAGGAGTGGAGTACATGAAAATAATCATCAACTCTAACTCCCCTAAAGCAAGACATTTAAAATATGCTGCTGCATACAATCTTGGCAGATCTTATTTTGAAGGATGTGGTGTTAAGCATTCAGATAAAGAGGCTGAAAG GCTGTGGATTATTGCTGCAGACCATGGGAATCCAAAGGCAAGTGTAAAGGCTCAAAGTACCCTGGGAATGTTTTATTCTACATCAAATCCAAAAGATCTGAAAAAG GCATTTTTCTGGCATTCAGAAGCTTGTGGCAATGGAAGTCTGGAGTCACAGGGTATACTAGGTGTTATGTATCTCTATGGACAAGGCATACGTCAAAATACAAAGGCTGCTTTGGAGTGCCTGAAGGAAGCAGCAGAACGTGGAAATATCTATGCTCAAGGCCATCTGGTGGAGTATTACTACAAAAGAAAATTTTACACAAAAGCTGCTGCATTTGCTAGAAG GCATGCCTCCTGGATCCTGATGTAG
- the LRP2BP gene encoding LRP2-binding protein isoform X4: MYRPHDCRGKHGNYSHTALFARAEELLAKRIIDGDPLAYFLQGQLYFEEGWYDEALAQFEKIKEMDFQALYQLGVMYYDGLGTKEDPEKGVEYMKIIINSNSPKARHLKYAAAYNLGRSYFEGCGVKHSDKEAERLWIIAADHGNPKASVKAQSTLGMFYSTSNPKDLKKAFFWHSEACGNGSLESQGILGVMYLYGQGIRQNTKAALECLKEAAERGNIYAQGHLVEYYYKRKFYTKAAAFARRIAENDNIDMLAKITDCLPVYIAKGVAMATFYLARCLQLGLGIQQDQASAKNYYSRACLLDPDVASDLELAANHGRI; this comes from the exons atgtatagaCCTCATGATTGCAGGGGAAAGCATG GGAACTATAGCCATACCGCTTTGTTTGCAAGGGCAGAGGAGCTGTTGGCGAAGAGGATCATAGATGGAGATCCTCTGGCATATTTTCTACAAGGGCAGCTGTACTTTGAAGAG GGGTGGTATGACGAAGCACTTGCACAATTTGAAAAAATTAAGGAGATGGATTTTCAAGCTCTGTATCAGCTGGGTGTAATGTATTATGATGGATTGGGGACCAAAGAAGACCCA GAAAAAGGAGTGGAGTACATGAAAATAATCATCAACTCTAACTCCCCTAAAGCAAGACATTTAAAATATGCTGCTGCATACAATCTTGGCAGATCTTATTTTGAAGGATGTGGTGTTAAGCATTCAGATAAAGAGGCTGAAAG GCTGTGGATTATTGCTGCAGACCATGGGAATCCAAAGGCAAGTGTAAAGGCTCAAAGTACCCTGGGAATGTTTTATTCTACATCAAATCCAAAAGATCTGAAAAAG GCATTTTTCTGGCATTCAGAAGCTTGTGGCAATGGAAGTCTGGAGTCACAGGGTATACTAGGTGTTATGTATCTCTATGGACAAGGCATACGTCAAAATACAAAGGCTGCTTTGGAGTGCCTGAAGGAAGCAGCAGAACGTGGAAATATCTATGCTCAAGGCCATCTGGTGGAGTATTACTACAAAAGAAAATTTTACACAAAAGCTGCTGCATTTGCTAGAAG GATTGCAGAAAATGATAACATTGATATGTTAGCAAAGATAACCGATTGCCTTCCTGTATACATAGCCAAAGGGGTTGCTATGGCTACTTTCTACTTGGCTAGATGTCTCCAGCTTGGCCTAGGCATACAACAAGATCAAGCTTCAGCTAAAAATTATTATTCTAGG GCATGCCTCCTGGATCCTGATGTAGCTTCCGACCTTGAATTGGCAGCTAATCATGGGAGAATTTAG
- the LRP2BP gene encoding LRP2-binding protein isoform X2 has product MKLSSEALPQRRSSEPALQTISRTFSDSELNKQQGAEIGNYSHTALFARAEELLAKRIIDGDPLAYFLQGQLYFEEGWYDEALAQFEKIKEMDFQALYQLGVMYYDGLGTKEDPEKGVEYMKIIINSNSPKARHLKYAAAYNLGRSYFEGCGVKHSDKEAERLWIIAADHGNPKASVKAQSTLGMFYSTSNPKDLKKAFFWHSEACGNGSLESQGILGVMYLYGQGIRQNTKAALECLKEAAERGNIYAQGHLVEYYYKRKFYTKAAAFARRIAENDNIDMLAKITDCLPVYIAKGVAMATFYLARCLQLGLGIQQDQASAKNYYSRACLLDPDVASDLELAANHGRI; this is encoded by the exons ATGAAGCTGAGCAGCGAGGCGCTGCCCCAGAGGCGCAGCTCCGAGCCTGCCCTGCAGACCATCTCCAGGACCTTCAGCGACTCCGAGCTGAACAAGCAGCAAGGGGCGGAGATAG GGAACTATAGCCATACCGCTTTGTTTGCAAGGGCAGAGGAGCTGTTGGCGAAGAGGATCATAGATGGAGATCCTCTGGCATATTTTCTACAAGGGCAGCTGTACTTTGAAGAG GGGTGGTATGACGAAGCACTTGCACAATTTGAAAAAATTAAGGAGATGGATTTTCAAGCTCTGTATCAGCTGGGTGTAATGTATTATGATGGATTGGGGACCAAAGAAGACCCA GAAAAAGGAGTGGAGTACATGAAAATAATCATCAACTCTAACTCCCCTAAAGCAAGACATTTAAAATATGCTGCTGCATACAATCTTGGCAGATCTTATTTTGAAGGATGTGGTGTTAAGCATTCAGATAAAGAGGCTGAAAG GCTGTGGATTATTGCTGCAGACCATGGGAATCCAAAGGCAAGTGTAAAGGCTCAAAGTACCCTGGGAATGTTTTATTCTACATCAAATCCAAAAGATCTGAAAAAG GCATTTTTCTGGCATTCAGAAGCTTGTGGCAATGGAAGTCTGGAGTCACAGGGTATACTAGGTGTTATGTATCTCTATGGACAAGGCATACGTCAAAATACAAAGGCTGCTTTGGAGTGCCTGAAGGAAGCAGCAGAACGTGGAAATATCTATGCTCAAGGCCATCTGGTGGAGTATTACTACAAAAGAAAATTTTACACAAAAGCTGCTGCATTTGCTAGAAG GATTGCAGAAAATGATAACATTGATATGTTAGCAAAGATAACCGATTGCCTTCCTGTATACATAGCCAAAGGGGTTGCTATGGCTACTTTCTACTTGGCTAGATGTCTCCAGCTTGGCCTAGGCATACAACAAGATCAAGCTTCAGCTAAAAATTATTATTCTAGG GCATGCCTCCTGGATCCTGATGTAGCTTCCGACCTTGAATTGGCAGCTAATCATGGGAGAATTTAG
- the LRP2BP gene encoding LRP2-binding protein isoform X5, whose amino-acid sequence MGSRGRHTGNYSHTALFARAEELLAKRIIDGDPLAYFLQGQLYFEEGWYDEALAQFEKIKEMDFQALYQLGVMYYDGLGTKEDPEKGVEYMKIIINSNSPKARHLKYAAAYNLGRSYFEGCGVKHSDKEAERLWIIAADHGNPKASVKAQSTLGMFYSTSNPKDLKKAFFWHSEACGNGSLESQGILGVMYLYGQGIRQNTKAALECLKEAAERGNIYAQGHLVEYYYKRKFYTKAAAFARRIAENDNIDMLAKITDCLPVYIAKGVAMATFYLARCLQLGLGIQQDQASAKNYYSRACLLDPDVASDLELAANHGRI is encoded by the exons ATGGGCTCCCGCGGCAGACACA CAGGGAACTATAGCCATACCGCTTTGTTTGCAAGGGCAGAGGAGCTGTTGGCGAAGAGGATCATAGATGGAGATCCTCTGGCATATTTTCTACAAGGGCAGCTGTACTTTGAAGAG GGGTGGTATGACGAAGCACTTGCACAATTTGAAAAAATTAAGGAGATGGATTTTCAAGCTCTGTATCAGCTGGGTGTAATGTATTATGATGGATTGGGGACCAAAGAAGACCCA GAAAAAGGAGTGGAGTACATGAAAATAATCATCAACTCTAACTCCCCTAAAGCAAGACATTTAAAATATGCTGCTGCATACAATCTTGGCAGATCTTATTTTGAAGGATGTGGTGTTAAGCATTCAGATAAAGAGGCTGAAAG GCTGTGGATTATTGCTGCAGACCATGGGAATCCAAAGGCAAGTGTAAAGGCTCAAAGTACCCTGGGAATGTTTTATTCTACATCAAATCCAAAAGATCTGAAAAAG GCATTTTTCTGGCATTCAGAAGCTTGTGGCAATGGAAGTCTGGAGTCACAGGGTATACTAGGTGTTATGTATCTCTATGGACAAGGCATACGTCAAAATACAAAGGCTGCTTTGGAGTGCCTGAAGGAAGCAGCAGAACGTGGAAATATCTATGCTCAAGGCCATCTGGTGGAGTATTACTACAAAAGAAAATTTTACACAAAAGCTGCTGCATTTGCTAGAAG GATTGCAGAAAATGATAACATTGATATGTTAGCAAAGATAACCGATTGCCTTCCTGTATACATAGCCAAAGGGGTTGCTATGGCTACTTTCTACTTGGCTAGATGTCTCCAGCTTGGCCTAGGCATACAACAAGATCAAGCTTCAGCTAAAAATTATTATTCTAGG GCATGCCTCCTGGATCCTGATGTAGCTTCCGACCTTGAATTGGCAGCTAATCATGGGAGAATTTAG